A genomic region of Plasmodium falciparum 3D7 genome assembly, chromosome: 11 contains the following coding sequences:
- a CDS encoding P-loop containing nucleoside triphosphate hydrolase, putative — MKKMTKIDIDCTCLDLFEEHNKSYYFNDCAILKKCIKNGILKKCDSVCIYGKENCGKTLLLTEILADLTAVKELKGMNCKVVYLDCDLSFNYKNYENIINKKFDKYIIKNNKNNNICTYNDLKKVYGDNSFSNIYYIQILNPGHLIVVLNTLKNLLEGKNIFIEALFIDSLSFWNFCKYDKINFFSDNNYVKRKTSDLLDYAFTLILNLKKTFRFLFFYTKLSIEDKFMEYTINLSINEETKKQIQDNNENIDNTDHYNFVNNNLNSLKQIFLIPQNFNDILKTHIFRKKDFLTNNFLIEKPFLIFLIPNEKNEFTHINKKNDINSINFLLCLSSEMKNISRTHYSKFFFMIQNANTIIPL; from the coding sequence atgaaaaagatGACTAAAATTGATATAGATTGTACCTGTTTAGATTTATTTGAAGAACATAACAAGAGTTATTATTTCAATGATTGTgctatattaaaaaaatgtataaagaatgggattttaaaaaaatgtgatagtgtatgtatatatggtAAAGAAAATTGTGGAAAGactttattattaacagAAATATTAGCTGACCTTACGGCTGTGAAAGAATTGAAAGGAATGAATTGTAAAGTTGTATATCTAGATTGTGATTTATCATTTAATTATAAGAactatgaaaatattataaataaaaaatttgataaatatattataaaaaataataaaaataataacatatgtacatataatgatttaaaaaaagtatatggcgataattctttttcgaatatatattatattcaaatattaAATCCAGGACATTTAATAGTAGTCCTTAATAcgttaaaaaatttattagaagggaaaaatatatttattgaagCATTATTTATTGATTCTTTGTCTTTTTGgaatttttgtaaatatgataaaataaatttcttttcggataataattatgtaaaaaGGAAAACCTCAGATTTATTAGATTATGCATTTACtcttattttaaatttaaagaaAACATTTCGATTTCTATTTTTCTATACCAAATTATCAATTGAAGATAAATTTATGGAATATACCATAAATTTGTCTATTAACGAAGAAACAAAGAAACAAATAcaagataataatgaaaatatagataatactGATCATTACAATTtcgtaaataataatttaaattcattaaaacaaatatttttaattccacaaaattttaatgatatattaaaaacacATATTTTTAGGAAAAAAGATTTTCtaacaaataattttttaatagaaAAACCGTTCCTTATTTTCTTAATACCAAATGAGAAAAATGaatttacacatataaataaaaaaaatgatataaacagtatcaattttttattatgctTATCATcagaaatgaaaaatatcaGCAGAACGCACTATTccaaattcttttttatgataCAAAATGCCAACACAATTATaccattataa